In Candidatus Electrothrix scaldis, the genomic window AACAGCCTGCTCAATAGTATGCAGATTATGATTATGCACACCGAACAGAACCTGTGCAACGGCATAGTCGTCAAATTCCAGGCTCTGCTCGGATTCTCCAGTAAGTTTTTGGCAAGTACGCAACGGTCTAGGATACTATCAGATTTACTTCGCAGCTAATTCCTGATCAATCATATCCTGGAGGACATTAGCTCCCCGACCTTTAACCTGGCGACCGTTGATAAACAGGGTAGGAGTTCCACCGACACCGGCTTTACCCGCATCAGCCATATCTTTTTTCAGCTTTGCATTGGTATCGGCACTGGCAAGGTCCTTTTTAAATTTTTCCATATCCAGGCCAATGTCCTTTGCTGCCTGCTCAATGCTTTCCTTGTTCAGCTTTTTCGAGACAGCAAAAAGTGCATCATGCATCTGCCAGAATTTACCCTGCTCATGAGCAGCAATCGCGGCAAGAGCAGCAGGCTTGGCTTGTTTATGCATCTGAAGCGGAAGATGCTTAAACACGATCTTCAGATTATCAGGATTCTCCTTCAGGATTCCCTCCAGCAACGGTTGCACCTTGCTGCAAAACGGACATTGGAAATCTGAAAAAACCACCAAGGTAACAGGCGCATCTGCTTTACCAAGGAAAGGTGAGCCCGTTGTATCGATATCCTGAGCAAAGGAAATATCCAGCGCCGTATACTTCTTATTACTATCAACCAGGAAAAGCATCTCTCCACGAGGAGCGATATCAATGGCAACGGTTTCTTTGGCAACAGGAACAGCCCCCTGCTCTACTCCGTCAGCAGAAGAGTAGATATGCACCTTGCTGTCATCACCCAAAACAAAAACCAGCCTATTATCTAAAGACTGCGCAAAATCAATCGGTTTCACATTCATCTGCCATGTTGCCAGCGGGGAGGTGAAGAGGGTCGCGCTGGACTTCGCTGGTGCATCCTGGGCCAGGGCCTGGCCTGACGACATGAGCAGTAGCGCACATAAGGTTAATGTCTTTTTCATTTTTTCTCCTTTTATTTTGGATTTTTCAAGCAATTAGGCCTGGTTCATCCTGTCCGACATAGTGACCTTTCAGCTCATCGCTTCTATTGGACAGACATTGGTGGAATATACCCATCGAAAAAATATTATGCAAGAAAGGCTATGCAATCAGCGTAAAGAAAACTGCACAGACTTAAAGGTCGCGCTACGACCAAGAAAGGACAGCGTCCTTTTTCGCGAAGGAACTGTGAGAGCAACGACATCAGAGGAAACAGGAATAACCTTTTGCTGTACACCGGCCAGAGTATAAACATGCACTTTGCTATCGTTTTCAAGAACAAAGGCATATTTTTTATCAAAGGATTGGGCTATATCAAGGGGGCGGGCCTCAGTTTTCCAGGTATGTTTCACTGAATAATCTGAGATAGAATCATCTTTTTTTCTATAAACGATTTCTATGGCAGAATAGGTCTTATCACTTCCAATAAGGTAAAGCATACCGCCTCGCGGGGCAATGTCAATGGCAACAGTATTCGGGGAGACATCAATAATACCAAGACGATTACCATTATACGAATTGGCATAGACCCGGACCTTATTATCCTCTTCCAGGATAAATATTTTCTTCTTATCAAAAGAAACCGCAAAATCACGCGGAACAGAAGTTAGGTTCCAATCTTTCTTTTTCGACCAATCAATAATCTTGCTCACATTCTCTGCGTATGCCATTGCTGGCACTTGAAAGAAAAGCACCAATAAAACAAAGAGTAATAGTCCATTTTTAGTCATCTTTAATTCAAAGCAAGAAGAGATTAAAATAAAAAGCCAAGTTCATCTGCGCCATAATAACCTCTACGAAACAGATACCCTTACCCTAAAGGCAAGCAGAGGTTGAAGTTACCATCACCAGGCAAGATCCTGACAACAGCACATATATTTTTATAAGCTCTAATTATACACCTCTTTGTGGCATTACGTCAAGCCAAGCAAGAGCCTTTCCCGAACGTCTTCCCCTCTTTTCTCAAAATCTTTGCTTAAAAAATATGAGCAATTAGACTTCATTGTTCTTTTTTGTTCAACCGTCCCTTGACGAAGAGCTTTGTATTGATTATTACTGTAGGCTTGATGCGTGCGAAAGTGGCGGAATTGGTAGACGCACTGGATTTAGGATCCAGCGCACTCCGTGCGTGGGGGTTCGACTCCCCCCTTTCGCACCATTTTTTCTCCTTAAATAAAGCAAAGGCAAGAACGTTTTGGTAACCTACAAAGCCAATCATATAGCGAGATTCTTGCTCTGGATAAAATAAATCTGCCCCAAGCAGGCAACTTGGATAAAAGGAACTTGAGTCGATGGATGTTGCGATTGAAGAAGTAAGCGAGCTGGCCCGAAAGGTAACTGTTACCCTGCCTGCTGAGGACGTGGCAAAAGAGCTCGATAAAAAATACGCCGAGCTGAAAAAAGAAGTAACCCTCAAGGGATTCCGTCGGGGCAAAGCACCGATGTCTATTCTGAAAAAGAACTTCAAAAGTCGGGTCGAGCCGGAAGTAGCGGAAAAGCTGGTACAAGACACCTATTTCGATGCCATAGAAGAAAAGAAAATAGATGTCATTGTTCACCCTGAAATTCAGGAGACCACGTTTGCTGATGACGGTTCCTTTACCTATGTTGCAATGGTCGAAGTCAAACCTGAATTCGAGCTCAATGAGTACAAAGGGCTAGAGATTGCGAAGCCAAACACAGAAGTAAGCGATGCCGAGGTGGACAAAAAGATTGAGGAGCTTCGACGCAACAAGGCCGTGCTTCGTTCCGCAGAAGATGATCACGAAATTGCTATGGACGACATTGTGACCATTGATTTTCAGGGATTCCACGAAGACAAAGCCCTGAAAGAGGTACGCAATGAGGATTTTTCTGTTGATATGGGCACAGGGTACCTCGGAGAAGATTTTGAGGAGCGCTTGCTGGGGGTTAAAAAGGGAGGGTCTATACTGTATGAGAGTGACTTCCCAGAAGATTTCCAGAACCCTATTATGGCAGGTAAGACCATCGAATTCAAAGTTGATGTCAAAGACATTAAGGTACGGATTAAACCTGAGCTGGATGATGAGTTTGCCAAGGATATTGATGAGAAGCACGAGACCTTGGCTGACTTACGAGAGGCAATCGCTACTGACCTGAAAGAAGAAAAAGAGTCAGCTGTTGAAGGCGACCTGAATGATCGCATTATGCAGAAGCTGCTTGAGCTGAATAATGATTTCCCGCTTCCGCAGCGAACCGTTGCCTATGAGATTCAGGAAATGATCAAGCAGACCGAGGAAAACCTCAAGCGAGCTGGTCAGACCCTGGAATCCGCCGGAATCAGCAAAGATAAACTGGTAGAGCATCACCGTGAGACAGCTGAAAAACGTGTCCGAGGCGACTTTATCCTGAAAAAGGTTGCGGAACTTGAGGAACTCATTCTGACAGAAGAAGATCTGGAGCAGGGGTACAGCCGTATCGCCAACGAATATAATATGACCGTGGAAAACGTGAAAGGATACTTCAAACGCCGCGAAGAGATCATGCCGTTCATGGCCGAGCTGCTCAACGAAAAGATCCTGAATTTCCTCCGTGATGCGGCAAATCTTGTCGAAGAAACCGAGACAGATACCGAAGAAAACGGAGAAGAGGCAACGCAAGACGCATAAAGCTATAACAGGCTTCTTGTTGAGTGCAAGACAGCCGGACAGGATCCCGTTCTGTCCGGTTTTTTGTTTTGAAGAGGAGAGATTATGAATTTGGTTCCAATGGTTGTTGAACAGAGTCCGCGTGGAGAGCGGGCTTTTGACATTTATTCGCGCCTTCTGAGGGAACGGATTGTTTTCCTCGGAACACCTGTGAATGATGATATTGCCAGCTTGATCGTGGCCCAACTCCTTTTTCTTGAGGCCGATGACCCTGAGAAAGATATCACCTTTTACATTAACTCTCCAGGTGGCGTGGTGACTGCTGGCATGGCTATTTATGACACCATGCAG contains:
- a CDS encoding thioredoxin domain-containing protein, which gives rise to MKKTLTLCALLLMSSGQALAQDAPAKSSATLFTSPLATWQMNVKPIDFAQSLDNRLVFVLGDDSKVHIYSSADGVEQGAVPVAKETVAIDIAPRGEMLFLVDSNKKYTALDISFAQDIDTTGSPFLGKADAPVTLVVFSDFQCPFCSKVQPLLEGILKENPDNLKIVFKHLPLQMHKQAKPAALAAIAAHEQGKFWQMHDALFAVSKKLNKESIEQAAKDIGLDMEKFKKDLASADTNAKLKKDMADAGKAGVGGTPTLFINGRQVKGRGANVLQDMIDQELAAK
- the tig gene encoding trigger factor — encoded protein: MDVAIEEVSELARKVTVTLPAEDVAKELDKKYAELKKEVTLKGFRRGKAPMSILKKNFKSRVEPEVAEKLVQDTYFDAIEEKKIDVIVHPEIQETTFADDGSFTYVAMVEVKPEFELNEYKGLEIAKPNTEVSDAEVDKKIEELRRNKAVLRSAEDDHEIAMDDIVTIDFQGFHEDKALKEVRNEDFSVDMGTGYLGEDFEERLLGVKKGGSILYESDFPEDFQNPIMAGKTIEFKVDVKDIKVRIKPELDDEFAKDIDEKHETLADLREAIATDLKEEKESAVEGDLNDRIMQKLLELNNDFPLPQRTVAYEIQEMIKQTEENLKRAGQTLESAGISKDKLVEHHRETAEKRVRGDFILKKVAELEELILTEEDLEQGYSRIANEYNMTVENVKGYFKRREEIMPFMAELLNEKILNFLRDAANLVEETETDTEENGEEATQDA